The genomic window ATGGGTAAAACTATCAATAAATATTCATAAATTAGAAGAACCCCACACGGCATTTACTGAGGCAAATTCTCCCCTCCCCGTGAACGGGGAGGGGCTGGGGGTGGGGTAAACGTTCATTGTACTCAACTGATAACTGCTATAACTAATTATCTGGACTTCATATAAATAGATTCACTCATGATCATCTGAACTGCCAAAACAAAGAATATGTTGAGCAGTAATTTTTGGCTGTTCTAAATGGGGAATATGACCACAATTAGCAATCCAAATTAATTGACTATGAGGAATGGCACGTTTAAATCTTTTAGCATCTTCAGTTCCTAAAATCTTGTCAGCATCACCCCACAAAATCAAAGTTGGTTGCTGAATTTCTGCCAATTTCTTAAATCGAAAAGCACTATAACCGCCACTTTTTGTAAACTTAATTAAAGCTGACGACCAATTAGCCATTTCTAGATGTAATGCACCGCAGCATAGAGCATCAACTGAGGCTAAAGCAGAATCTTTATAAGCAGCACGAGAAACGCGATCGCGTACTTTCAAACTCCGCAAAAAATCCGTAGCCAAGGCATCCAAGGGCGGAAACATCAATTTACTTAACGGTGAACCCCCCTTCAACCCAGCACTGTCAATTAACACTAATTTTTTGACGACTTCTGGATAAGTCAGAGTAAAATCAATCGCCGCCGCACCTCCCATTGATGCACCAACTAAAATTACCGGTTGGTTAATCAGGGTTTTCCAAAAATAATATAGGTGGGTTTTAATGGCAATGGGGTTAAATTGTATCCCTGAGAGTCTGTCTGTAAATCCAAACCCCAATAAATCCACTGCCCAAGTTTCATTTTCTTGGGCTAGCAATGGTAAAAGCCGCCGAAATTCTAAAATAGAACTATCGAAGCCATGAATTAAGAGTATTGGTGTACCACCGCTACCTTGACGTACATAAGTTGTGTTTATAGGTAGATTAATTAAGGGAGTAGCGATCGCGTGAGTTTGAATACTTTGAGCAAACGCGATCGAGCTAGCTTCTGTAAGTTGCTCAACGGTGATAGGTAAGAAGCTGGGAAACACTTTTTGTAACTTAAGTCTTTATTCTCTCCCAAATTCTACCATCTTTAATGTTGGCGCAGTTACCAGGAGAGATATTTTTTGATTTGGAAATCCCTAATTTTTAAATTCTGCAACAGAGAAAAATATCTCCTTTGTCAAAAAAGGGACAAAGACTCGTAAAATTAATATTACTTATTACCGATGGGAGCTAATGCCATGCCAATGGCTGTTGGCGTAATTGAAACTTTGGGTTTTCCGGCTGTGCTAGCGGCAGCAGATGCAATGGTGAAATCTGCCGCCGTGACGCTGGTGTATTATGGTCAAGCGGAAAGCGCACGCTTGTTAGTTGCTGTTAGGGGTCATGTTTCTGAAGTCCAAACAGCAGTTGCAGCTGGGATTGAAGCTGGTGAACAAGCTTATGGTGGTGAAGTCATCACCCATTACATCATTCCCAATCCCCCAGAAAATGTGGAAACTATTTTACCAATCCACTTCACCCCAGAATCCGAGCCTTTCCAAATGTTCTAAGCAATTTAGTCATTAAAATTTGTAGCGAAACTTCGTACAATTCACTGATACACCCACGACCTCATACTTTTATTCATACAGGAGATTACTAATGTCACTACAGGCAGTTGGAGCGTTAGAAACTAAGGGTTTTCCTGCTGTATTAGCCGCAGCAGACGCAATGGTCAAAGCTGGCCGAGTTACCCTAGTTGGGTATATCAGAGTAGGTAGTGCGCGTTTTACAGTCAATATTCGGGGAGACGTTTCTGAAGTTAAAACTGCTATGGCGGCTGGGGTGGAAGCTGTAGAAAAGGTTCATGGGGGAACTCTAGAATCTTGGGTAATTATTCCCCGTCCCCATGAAAACGTTGAAGCCGTGCTACCAATTGGCTACACCGAAGCAGTTCAACAATATCGGGACTCTGTAGAAAACCCCATCGTCCGGGCATCTAACAGACGTTAGAGCCAATTTACAGGATGGGGTAAGAGAATATAGAGGAGCAGGGGAGCAGGGGAGCAGAGGAGCAGAGGAGAATGAAGATTGCCCAATGCCCAATGCCCAATGCTCAATGCCCCGCACAGTAATTTAAAACCTGAGTCGAATATTTTATTGTTTTTATTAGTTAAAATGAGCCGGACACTCTAAATAACAAGAGATATTACAAAATTTTCTAATTTTCAAAATAAAAGTCGTCAGATGAAACTTGCACAGAGCAAACAGCGTCTCTATGGAGGTAAATCCCATTAAATACCCCAAATAATTGTAAAATGGCATTTTTTTACCCCTTTTTCCCAAAGGCGCATCTTCTGCTTTTTTATGTCTCTTCACAGAAAGTATACAAAACTTTAACTTGGACTAAATACAGGGAAATGCTTGATATACCGTAATTTCCGGTACTTAGCAACTAGAGATAGAGATAGTTCTGAGTAAATTCCTGCATAAAGTTAGTGGATTTAGACGTAATAACAATGGAATGGCTGAAAAGTCTTCATCTTGATGAAGACTCACAAGCAAGTGCTAGCTAATCATTTGAGTGGGATGAAAGGGGGTTGTGATGCAAACTTTAAAACAGGGTTTCGAGGAGCGCAATCTCGCTATGGCAACGGAAGCAGAAAAACTAGCACAATCTTGGCACAAGCGGCTAGCTGCGGAGTGTCCAGAACAAAGTGTAGCGGCTAGAGAAAGTATTGTTCTCTGGCTGTTAGGTCGTGATTTAGAACGGTTTGATCTGCTCAACCCCAAGGAACTTGGCATTGCTAAACAAGCAATGGAATATCGCTGGAAGATTTTAATTCAACGCTACTTAGGCATAGGACGAGAACGCGCCTATCGCAACCTGAACACACGCTTAGGGAGTGTGGCGACATTACGGAATAAAATTCAAACCTGGATTTCCCTGAGTCGCGATCGCCAGCGTAATGTAATGGATGTCTTGCAAGAAGTGCTACAAGAACTGC from Nostoc sp. UHCC 0870 includes these protein-coding regions:
- a CDS encoding carbon dioxide-concentrating mechanism protein CcmK, with protein sequence MSLQAVGALETKGFPAVLAAADAMVKAGRVTLVGYIRVGSARFTVNIRGDVSEVKTAMAAGVEAVEKVHGGTLESWVIIPRPHENVEAVLPIGYTEAVQQYRDSVENPIVRASNRR
- a CDS encoding alpha/beta fold hydrolase, translated to MFPSFLPITVEQLTEASSIAFAQSIQTHAIATPLINLPINTTYVRQGSGGTPILLIHGFDSSILEFRRLLPLLAQENETWAVDLLGFGFTDRLSGIQFNPIAIKTHLYYFWKTLINQPVILVGASMGGAAAIDFTLTYPEVVKKLVLIDSAGLKGGSPLSKLMFPPLDALATDFLRSLKVRDRVSRAAYKDSALASVDALCCGALHLEMANWSSALIKFTKSGGYSAFRFKKLAEIQQPTLILWGDADKILGTEDAKRFKRAIPHSQLIWIANCGHIPHLEQPKITAQHILCFGSSDDHE
- a CDS encoding carbon dioxide-concentrating mechanism protein CcmK — translated: MPMAVGVIETLGFPAVLAAADAMVKSAAVTLVYYGQAESARLLVAVRGHVSEVQTAVAAGIEAGEQAYGGEVITHYIIPNPPENVETILPIHFTPESEPFQMF